The Colias croceus chromosome 3, ilColCroc2.1 genome includes a region encoding these proteins:
- the LOC123706490 gene encoding heat shock factor-binding protein 1, whose translation MADPKVEQPTSDVETNYTPSNDPKNMQEVTQYVQSLLQNMQDKFQSMSDQIINRIDEMGTRVDELEKNITDLMTQAGVENEK comes from the exons ATGGCAGATCCCAAAGTTGAACAGCCTACATCAGATGTAGAAACTAATTATACTCCAAGTAACGATCCTAAGAATATGCAAGAAGTAACGCAATAC GTACAATCTCTCCTGCAAAACATGCAAGATAAGTTCCAGAGTATGTCAGACCAGATCATCAACAGAATAGACGAAATGGGAACTCGTGTGGATGAGCTGGAGAAGAACATCACAGACCTGATGACACAAGCGGGTGTTGAGAATGAGAAGTAG